The genomic segment ataaaatgataaacaaaaattgatgaaaataactaaatatttgtagttctattagttttgttttataattataaatcgCAGTTTAATTAATATGGGTTGCTACTTGCTACTATGCATGTTCTAGACTTGTAGGTTATGGCAATGGTATGCATATGTTACTTATACAAAGCCGTAAGGAAGAATATGTAAATGAAAAGAAGTAAAACGAGAGTGGAATCCAATGTGGACTTCAACTAGATATGTTATATTATGTTTGTTCTATTATTAATGTTTAACGTATATTTTGGATGTAAACGTTGGGTGTCGAATTATTTTGCTTTaatgtataaagtataaacaagAACCAGCACTGCAGCACATGGTGGTCTTGGAAAACGAAATatataccctttttttttatactccTATATACAAGGGGTGAATCCAAAAAATTCCAAACCGAAGCACATAAAGATAGGTCATCCAATTTTAATGGAGTATCCAAATAATTTATTAGGCCACGAAAGagagttttaaaaatctatattgcTTGACTTTTGTGtgataaatcataaatatatgcaATTAGATAGATTAAGAGAaaacttattaaataaatattcgAATCAATTAGACAACTTGGCTAAGATTTGATTCTAGtcgataaaaatataaaacatgctCCATATGCTATCATATCTCCcacacaaaataaaacgaaGACGAATATATGTCGCTATCATGGAAGGTTCGATTAGGTTTGAGAAGTTTAATGGGCCTAGTACAAGTAAGCCCATTGGACAAGTTTTCAGATTATTATAATCGGGTCGGTTTGATATACCCGACCCGATATGAGTATCCTTATCGTCTGCTTCCAaatcaacagaaacaaaaaagaagaagaagaaaataatggCGAGAGTGTTCGTCTCTATCCCTATGCAACCCACACAAACAATCTTCTccgcgtcttcttcttcttcttcctctcagccGCTATTATCACCGCCGGCAAACAATTTCTGCGGCGGAGGAGCCGGGGGATTAAGTCTTACCCGGAAAATCAGAGACTGTTCTGTTGTGACGCGGGCAGGACCGAGCACGAGTAGCTACTTGCTCGCGTTCGCCATCCCTGCTACTCTTATCGCTGCGACTGTCTTCACTTCAATCAAAATCGCTGATAAGCTCGACGAAGATTTCCTCGAGGATGTAAGATCGCCGTTTCCTAACTCACCATATCTAATTCATTCGATTCGATTTTAGAGTtttgaatttgttaaaagttaTTTGAATTTATGGCATCCTTAGAATTTAAGAGAAATCACCAATGCGTTCTTATATAGGCAGGGCTTAAGTGTTGTTACTGAGTAGATTGATACCATTACCGTGTCATTTGGTTTGGTGTATAGATTGCGTTGAACCAAGCGATAAAAGGAGCAGAAAATGGGGAGAATGGTGAACGTGACATGTCACTGGACGATGTGATTCAAGAACCTGTGCTTCAACGAACACGTAACCGGCCTAAACGTGAAGTTTAAGTGTTTAACACACATAAACATCTTGTTATAGATTCTTCAATGATCCTGTCGTCTCTGTAATACATCTTGTGTTTTGTATAAGGATGTAAGCTTTGTAGCCTTCTTTTGTCCCATTTATAGTTGTACTTACTGGTATTACAATATTGTTTGATCGTATGTATAAAAAAACGGATGATTAATATCAATCAAATGCTGCTCATTGCCGATTTAAGTTCTGAGTAAATTTCTatgtcttcctcctcctctgttgaTGGCTCTGAACTTACTTCTAGCGGTAGATTTGtaaatatggaaaaatataaGGGTGCATTTGGTATTACCTACATTAGAAATCATCTAGGTGTTGATTGGGCTTTTAAGGCCCAAATTGAGCtgtcttgttgttgttaactTTTGAGAAGAGTAGTGTTGGGGAATTTTTCACGTCTCGCTTCAAATCGACGTCTGTGTAAGGTTGAATCGCGTCGTGGTGTTTTCATCTTTAGcagttttggttgtttttttttttctccttttccaaACGACCGAGACACACCAGCTAAACGCCATTCGCGTTAGATCTAAGGAGAAAACGACCTACGTACATAATAGGTGTTTTCAAGCAATTTGTTCTACGGGAAGGAGATTAACGCTCAAAGTTGATTTCAGTCTCCCTTTGAGTATTCTCTTCTACGGATCGAGGGTATGCTTTAGCTCAGTTTCGTTAATTTATAGCGTATTTATcgatttttcttgttgtttgtggaatttgatattttattgcGGCTTTTGGATCATGGGTTTGGATTTTTAGCTTCCGTCTTGTTTTATCAATGGAGTGTGTAAAACTATTGAATCTGGATATTGATATCTCTGCACAATTTGTGTCTGTTATTGATACTTTTTATGCGAATTGGGTTTTGATCTGTGTTGTTCATTATTCTAAACCACTATATTGTGTCGGTGCTCTGTAATATCTTACATTAGctcagtttttttgttgttttttttatgtttatcttGCGTCAGGCAGGAGGCAAGAACCATGATGATCCAGAATTTGTGCTGATTCACGAATAGTCATTGTGGGAACAAGACCAGAGTGAATCAAATGGACAAGAAAAAGAATCGTAGCGATCCACTTGCTGCTGGGCGTCAGAAGGTTAGCTTCGCTGTCCTTAAACCTACCTCTTTGAAATTGTgtagatatttttaattatcactAAATGTCAGTAAGAAGAGAGAGGTGTTCTACTGTTTCATTTCCTTCTGCTGTGTTTATCGTCTTAAGTTTATAGTTTAGGAGGAAAACTTGATAGCCTGGTTTCTAGAAGTTAAGTTATTTTGATATCATGCTCTTTCTTATTGTTAGTAAAAAAAGATGTTAAGTTATTTCACCCAATTTTACCCAACTTGTCTATAATTGATTACTTGTCCTGCTTTGATTTATACAGACAGAGAAACATTTGGATGGGATGTGTGttaattgcttttttttgtttaccttatTTCAGCTTCAACAATTTCGTCAAAAGAAGGCTGACAAAGGCACTGATCAGAAAAAGGACTCGAAAGGCAGTACAAGCCAAGGAAAATCCTCTAAAAAATCTGGTAAATCTGAGAAGCATGAGCGTAAACCTGAAACAAGTGCTGTCAGTGATGAGGCAGAAGCTCCGTCCCATGAGGCTGCAGGAGGAGCTACATCTCATGTGAACGTTGGTGAGGAGGTTGTTGATTCTCCACAAACTTCTGCAAATGCAGAAGCTCACGAAAATGTTTCTGTCCATGGTTCAGCATCAGAACCTGATCCGCCTCAGCCAGTAAATACCACGTCTGATGATGGATCTGAAGTGAGAAAAGAAGTAGTTAATTCTGAAAATGATATCAGTATATCATTATCCACTGAAGAAGAGAATATCAAGTCTGTCAACAGTGGAACGGATGGCACAGTAGATTCTCTGACATCTGACCCTGCTGATTCTGAGAAGGGAGTTATACATGACGATGCATCTATTAATGTTGACGAAATCTCTGCTGCTTCTGGAAACATAGGTGAAGGGAAAAGAGTTGAAGTTGAAAGTGGGTCTGGGAGTGTGGAAAAGCCACATCAGCCATCCTCTCTCCATGAATATATTCCTGATGTTTCCTTGATTCGTGCAAGGGGAGATCAGGTAACTGATGTAGGTtgttctctccttctcttcatGCTTCTCTCTTCAATCAGTTTCtttattactttttctttgataGGGGTAAAGAGGTTAGGTTTATTGCATTCGACCTTTTGATGTGTAATTCaattctcatttgtttctcGGTAGGGGAAATGCAGGAAGAAGATGGTTCACACATGGAGCAGTTTTCTGAATCACTTGCAAAGGCAGGTGTGGATAAGATTGCAACTGAAGAAAGGCAAACAAGCGATCCAGCATCTGCTTCCCCTTCACACTTTTCAGAGGGATCCTCAGTTACACTTGATTCAGTTCAACTAGATGGAATAAGTGGTAATATTAGAAGCCAACAGATCAGGGAAGCTGCAGAGCTTAATGAAGAAAAACCAGAAACATCTATTCATTTTCCTAATAACAGAGATCACGTGCTTTCTGCTGAACCTGAGGAAGGCTCGGTTGCACATATGGCTAGTCAGCTGCAATTGCCTGAGAGCGTCAGTCTATCTGAAGTTTCGAGCCATGAGGAACCTCGTAAACTCGACACATTGAATCTATCTGGTGACGTTTCCGTTGCTCATGTTCACGAAGGCCGCTCAGTCAGCTTCTTACAGCTTGTGGATATTGTACGAGGACTTGGACAAGATGAATATCAAATTTTGTGCAATGCAAGAGAGGCTGCTTCCAGTAATGAGCCAGGAACAAGTTCCTTGGAGCGATTAAGAGAAGAACTATTTGTTTCGAGTACCATGGAAGATATACTCCATGTGCAACTCACGGAACAGTCTCATCTACAAAACGAGTTTGATCATCAACATAACCAACTGGTAGCTGAAATATCACAGCTTCGTACATCATATAATGCGGTGACAGAGAGAAATGACTCTCTTGTGGAGGAACTATCAGAGTGCCAGTCTAAACTATATGCTGCCACAAGGTCAAATGAGAAGCTTGAAAATAAGCTTCTTGCTACAGAAGCACAAGTGGAGGATTTCACTACTAAGATGAATGAATTGCAGCTTAGCCTAGAAAAGTCCGTGTTGGATCTATCTGAGGCGAAAGAAAAGTTCATCAATCTTCAGGTGGAGAATGATACGTTGGTTGCAGCCATTTCTTCCGTGAATGATGAGAAAAAGGAActtcttgaagaaaaaaaatccaagaactATGAGATTGAGCATCTTTCGTCTGAGTTAAACAATTGCAAGAACGTGGCGGCCATACTAAAGGCAGAAGTTGAGCAATTGGAAAATACTATTGGTCCACtgaaagatgagaagatgaatcTTATGGATGATAAATATAGTTTATTGGGTGAGGCAGAAAAGTTACAGGAAGAATTGGCAAATTGTAAGACGTTGGCCACCCTGCAAGAGGTggaaaatttaaacataaagGAGACGCTTTCTTTATTGACAGGCCAGCAGACTAAGTTTGATGAGAACAACCTACGTCTCAgggaagaaaatgagaaagcaCATCTGGAACTGAGTGCACATCTGATCTCGGAGACTTATTTATTGTCCGAGTATTCCAATCTAAAAGAAGGATATTCTTTGTTGAATAATAAGCTCTTGAAGTTTCAAGGGGAAAAGGAACATTTGGTTGAGGAAAATGATAAACTTACGCATGAACTTCTTACTCTTCAAGAGCGTACGTCAACTGTACAAAAAGAGCGGACTCATCTAGAAGTTGAGTTAAAAGAAGCAATAGCGCGCCTCGATAAATTGGCTGAAGAAAATACATCTCTTACTAGCAGCATTATGGTAGAAAAAGCTAGAATGGTAGACATTGGTAACGAGGATGCATCAGGATTGATCAATCAGGAAATTTCTGAGAAACTTGAGAAAAGTTCAGAAGTCGGGGTTAGTAAACAGACCGCATCATTCCTTGAAAATGCGCTATATACAAATTTGGAAGAGGTGATGGAAGAGACGTCTGAGTTTTCTGCCTTGAAGAAGAATCTGGATAAGGGGGAGAAAATGGTTCAGAACCTTGAAGAGGCAATTAAGCAGATCCTTGCTGATTCTTCAATGAGTAAATCTAGCGATAAGGGTGCTACACCAGCAGTATCAAAACTGATTCAAGCTTTTGAGTCAAAGCAGAAACCAGAAGAACAGGAATCGGAAAAAGCACAGTTAAGTGATGATCTATCAGAAGGAGATCAATATGTATCTGTGAATGTGCAGATTAGAAGTTTGAGAGGCTTGCTTGCTCAGTTACTCTTGAATGCTAAGGAGGCTGGTATACAATTCAACCAGTTAAGTGATGACAGGACATCGACAAATCAAAGACTCAAGGAGTTAAATGTTGAGTTCGCATCTCAGCAGGATCACATTGATGTTCTGGAGGCAGATAGTATTGAGAGTAAAATTTCATTTGAAGCTCTGAAGCATTATTCATATGAGCTGCAACATAGAAACCATGAACTTGAACTTCTTTGTGAATCATTAAAGCTAAGAAATGGTAGTATCGGTGTAGAAAACACGGAGCTCAATAAGAAGCTGAGTTCTTGCTTACTAAGAATCGATGAGCTTGAAATTCAGCTGGAAAACTTACAGCAGACTTTAAGTAGCTTTTTGTCCTCAATGGAAGAACAGTTAGTGGCCTTGCAGGATGAATCTGAGAGAGCAATGATGCTAGAACATGAATTGACATCATTGATGTCTGAATTTGGTGAAGCAGTTGTGAGGCTTGATGATCGTCTACTCAGATCTGGCACTTCTGAAGCTTCTGTTGGCTTAGATATGAGCAAGCGCATATCTGGTTCTATTGATATGGCTGTAAAGGTGATTGACGATCTGGAGGCAAAACTTGAAGCTGCTTATGCGAAGCATGAGTCCACCTCAAACCAATATGAGGAATTGAAGCAGAGTTTCAGTACTCTGTTTGAGAAGAATGAATTTGCAGCTTCTTCAATGCAGAAGATCTATGCTGATTTGACAAAATTGTTTACTGAATCATGTGGGTCAGAGGAAATAGCCAATCTTGAAGTTGAAAATGTAGCTGTCTCTGATCCTTTTAAGGATGGTAGTTTTGAGAATCTGATGGAGGCTGTGCGAAATATTCTTTCTGAGAGGCTTGAACTTCGGTCTGTGATTGATAAGCTACAGTCGGACTTGTCGAGTAAATCAAACGATATGGAGGAACTGGCGCAGCAAAGCCTTCATTCCACTTCACTTCGAGAGTTAGTTGGGAAGGTTGAGGGTGTTCTGGAACTTGAAAGTGGAATTAGTTCTGAATCTCCTAGTTCACATGTGGAGTTTCTTGTTTCCCAACTTGTTCAGAAGTTTATAGAGACTGAGGAATTGGCTCATCTCCTCAGAAAACAGTTAGAGGCTAAGGAGAATGAGTTGATGGAGATCCAGGAGAGTTTACTGCATCATAAATCGGAAATAGGTGGTCTCAGGGAAAATTTAACCCACGCAGAGGAGTCGCTTGTGGCTGTACAATCTGAGTTACAAGATAAATCTAATGAATGTGAACAATCAGAGCAGAGGTTATTATCGACTAGAGAGAAGCTTAGCATAGCTGTTGCTAAAGGAAAAGGTTTGATTGTTCAGCGTGACAATGTCAAGCAGTCATTGGCCGAAACCTCTGCTAAACTACAGAAGTGCTCAGAGGAATTGAATTTGAAGGACTCAAGGCTTCTGGAAGTTGAAGCAAAACTTAAGACCTATACGGAGGCAGGTGAACGCGTGGAAGCATTAGAATCTGAGCTTTCATACATCCGAAACTCAGCTACTGCACTGCGGGAATCTTTTCTTCTCAAAGACTCTCTGCTTCACAGAATTGAAgaaattttggaagatttgGATCTCCCAGAGCATTTTCATGCTCGAGATATATTGGAAAAGGTGGAGTGGTTAGCAAGATCAGCTAACGGCAACTCTTTGCGTCCCTCTGATTGGGATCAGAAGAGTTCTGATGGCGGTGCGGGATTTGCTATCTCGGAGCCCTGGCGGGAGGATGTACAAACTGGCACAAGTTCTGAGGATGACTTAAGGATCAAGTTTGAGGAGCTTAAAGGGAAGTTTTATGGATTGGCTGAACAGAATGAAATGCTCGAGCAGTCCTTGATGGAAAGGAATACCTTGGTACAGAAATGGGAAAAACTCCTCGAGAATATTGATATGCCTCCACAGCTACAGTCCATGGAAGTGGAAAACAAGATTGAATGGCTTGCAACTTCAATATCGGAGGCTACAGATGAGAGGGATACTCTCCAACAAAAGATTGATAACCTTGAAGTCTATTGTCAATCACTAAGTGCTGATTTGGAAGTCTCACAAAAGCAAGTATTTGATGTCGAGGCAAATCTTCAGTCGTGTGTTAATGAGAGGGTGAATCTTTCTGAAAGACTGGAAAGTTTGAATGGTGATCATGAGAGTCTTACTGGGAGGGCCAGTCACCTTGAAGTTGAGAATGAGAAACTGCAGAATCAAGTGAATGATTTGCATGGAAAACTAGTTGAGAAACTTGGGAATGAAGAACATCTTCAGACTATTGAAGGAGAGCTATTGAATTTGAGGTACGTGATTAATGATGTTATCCAGGAAGATGGCTTGCAGAATTTGGCTTTGGCAAGTAATTCTGAGAGTTTGGATGGACTGCTGAGACAGCTGATAGACTATTATAAGAATATGTTAAAAGCTGAAAGAGATGACAAAGTCTGTGAAACTCGTCCATCAAATGCTGATGTTAGAAGTGGAGAGTCATTGGGTTCAGATGAAGCAACTTCTCATGGGCACCATCCTGAATTGATAGTTGAAGCAACAAGTAGAGACATAACCGTAGTAGAGACACCTGATGTAGCTTCCTTAACTAAAGATCTGGATGAAGCACTGCATGTTCAAAAGCTGACAAGGGAAGAAAGAGATTCATACATGGCAAAACAACAATCCTTGGTTGCTGAAAATGAGGCACTTGATAAGAAAATAGTAGAATTGCAGGAATTtcttaaagaagaagagcagaAATCAGCCTCTGCAAGAGAGAAATTAAATGTAGCTGTTAGGAAAGGGAAAGCGTTGGTCCAACTAAGGGATAGCCTGAAGCAAACTATTGAAGAGTTGAACGCTGAGCTTGGTCGCCTGAAATCAGAGATTATCAACCGAGATGAAATACTCTTAGAGAATGAAAATAAAGTTAGGGAGTTGGAATCTTACACTGTAAGGGTAGAAGCCCTAGAGTCTGAGTGCCAATTGTTGAAAAGTCATTTGGAAGAAACAGAAAATTTACTGCAGGAACGAAGTGGTACATTGAGCATGACGTTGAATGTGTTGAATAGCATTGATATTGGTGATGAAGGGGACAGAAATGATCCAGTTCTGAAGCTTCAACGTATCTCACAACTGTTTCAAAATATGAGTACAGCCATGTCTTCTGCTGAGCAGGAGTCGAGAAAATCCAGAAGAGCAGCTGAGTTGCTACTTGCCGAGTTGGACGAGGTTCAGGAGAGAAACGATAGTCTGCAAGAGGGGCTATCGAAATGTACAGATAAAATCCAGCAACTTTCCAAGGAGAAGGATGCAGCAGAGGCTGAAAAATCACATTTTGAAAACTTATCAGCAGTCAAcagtgaagaaaagaagaagctttatgGTCAACTGCTGTCCTTCGGAACTAGTGTGAACTCTCTAAAGAAAATACTCGCAGGTACCAGCAGTTGCCTAGCTGATATTTTCACTATGGATATGGAGTTTCTGCATCATCTGAAGGCAAATATGGAATCATGTGCGAAGCAAACTGGTACTAATTTGTCTGGCTGGCCGCAGCTCGGTTCTGGGAATTTCGTAGAAAAGGTATTTTAGATCCTTTCAACAGCTTATCATGGTGTACGTTCTAAATTTTTCTGCCACTGACTGTTCCTAAATTTTCCCCTCTCTGCCTAGGAAATCTTTTCACGCTTGAGTGCTGCTTGGTCTAACAACAACTTGCATGAGATTTCAAGTGGTGGAAACATTACCGAAATTTGTGGTTCTCTCTCACAAAACCTTGATCAGTTTGTGGATGATGTTAGCCATCTTGAAGAGAATGTAAGCAAGCACTTGACATCATGGCACGACCAGATTAATATTGTATGCAACAGTCTGGACACCGTTTTTAAGTCAATCGGAAAAGGAACGGAGTCAGAAATTGCTGCTCTGGGTGAAAGAGTTGCCTTGCTTCATAAAGCATGTTCTAGTGTGTTGATGGAAATTGAAAACCGTAAAGCCGAACTTGTTGGAAATGACAATTTCAATATGGGTCTCCATCAAGTAGATGAGGATTCGTCCATGGAATCTGTCAGGTCCATGGTAAATAGGCTATCGTCAGCTGTTAAGGAGCTTGTTGTTGTAAATGCTGAGGCTGTGGAGAGAAATGAAAAGGAGATGAAGGTAATCATCACCAATTTGCAAAGGGAGTTACACGAAAAGGACATCCAAAATGATAGGATGTGCAATGAACTTGTGGGTCAAGTTAAGGAAGCCCAGGCTGGTGCTAAAATTTTTGCAGAAGATCTTCAATCTACCAGTGCCCGGATGCGTGACATGCAAGACCAGCTGGGCATTTTGGTTCAGGAACGGGATTCTATGAAGGAGAGAGTTAAAGAGCTGCAAGCACGGCAGACATCACACTCAGAATTACAGGAGAAGGTCACATCGCTTAGTGATGTTGTAACTGCAAAAGACCAAGGTCAGTATTTCAATTTGAAACTTTTGCTTTTCCACTGCCGCACAGATCAGCTAATACGTTATTGTTTGCTGCAGAAATTGAGGCATTTATGCAAGCGCTTGACGAGGAAGAGTCTCAGATGGAGGATCTAAAACACAGGGTTACAGAATTAGAACAGGAAGTGCAACAGAAGAACTTAGATTTGCAGAAAGCTGAAGCTTCTCGTGGGAAGATTTCCAAAAAGCTATCAATTACTGTGGATAAATTCGATGAGCTCCACCATCTCTCTGAAAATCTTCTCGTTGAAATCGAGAAACTTCAACAGCAAGTGCAAGATCGAGATACCGAGGTTTCTTTCTTAAGACAAGAAGTCACTAGGTGCACCAATGAAGCTCTTGCTGCTTCTCAGATGGACATTAAGAGAGATTCAGAAGATATCCAAACTGTACTTTCTTGGTTTGACACGATAGCTTTGCTACTTGGTCTAGAAGATTCACCTTCCACTGATGCGCAGAGTCACATAAACCACTACATGGAGACACTTGAGAAAAGGATTGCATCTATACTATCTGAAGTAGACGAATTACGGTTAGTTGGACAAAGCAAGGACGCATTGCTTGAGGCTGAGAGGAGTAGAGTGGCTGAGCTCAGACAGAAAGAAGCAACTCTTGAAAAATTCTTACATGAGAAAGAATCCCAACCAAACATGTCAACAAGCCCGACGTCAGAGATTGTTGAAGTGGAACCTCTGGTAAGCTTTGATCCTGTTGGGGATAGTTACACCATTCCAGATGCctataaatttttgatttcgGGGTTATTTTTGGGTATTGCAGATAAACAAGTGGACGAAAACACCGGTCCCATCGCAAGTCCGGAGTTTGCGTAAAGGGAACAACGACCAAGTGGCCATTAGTATAGATGCAGATCAAGCTGATCAAAGTGGTAGcttag from the Camelina sativa cultivar DH55 chromosome 12, Cs, whole genome shotgun sequence genome contains:
- the LOC104730110 gene encoding nucleoporin nup211-like isoform X2, which translates into the protein MDKKKNRSDPLAAGRQKLQQFRQKKADKGTDQKKDSKGSTSQGKSSKKSGKSEKHERKPETSAVSDEAEAPSHEAAGGATSHVNVGEEVVDSPQTSANAEAHENVSVHGSASEPDPPQPVNTTSDDGSEVRKEVVNSENDISISLSTEEENIKSVNSGTDGTVDSLTSDPADSEKGVIHDDASINVDEISAASGNIGEGKRVEVESGSGSVEKPHQPSSLHEYIPDVSLIRARGDQVTDEEDGSHMEQFSESLAKAGVDKIATEERQTSDPASASPSHFSEGSSVTLDSVQLDGISGNIRSQQIREAAELNEEKPETSIHFPNNRDHVLSAEPEEGSVAHMASQLQLPESVSLSEVSSHEEPRKLDTLNLSGDVSVAHVHEGRSVSFLQLVDIVRGLGQDEYQILCNAREAASSNEPGTSSLERLREELFVSSTMEDILHVQLTEQSHLQNEFDHQHNQLVAEISQLRTSYNAVTERNDSLVEELSECQSKLYAATRSNEKLENKLLATEAQVEDFTTKMNELQLSLEKSVLDLSEAKEKFINLQVENDTLVAAISSVNDEKKELLEEKKSKNYEIEHLSSELNNCKNVAAILKAEVEQLENTIGPLKDEKMNLMDDKYSLLGEAEKLQEELANCKTLATLQEVENLNIKETLSLLTGQQTKFDENNLRLREENEKAHLELSAHLISETYLLSEYSNLKEGYSLLNNKLLKFQGEKEHLVEENDKLTHELLTLQERTSTVQKERTHLEVELKEAIARLDKLAEENTSLTSSIMVEKARMVDIGNEDASGLINQEISEKLEKSSEVGVSKQTASFLENALYTNLEEVMEETSEFSALKKNLDKGEKMVQNLEEAIKQILADSSMSKSSDKGATPAVSKLIQAFESKQKPEEQESEKAQLSDDLSEGDQYVSVNVQIRSLRGLLAQLLLNAKEAGIQFNQLSDDRTSTNQRLKELNVEFASQQDHIDVLEADSIESKISFEALKHYSYELQHRNHELELLCESLKLRNGSIGVENTELNKKLSSCLLRIDELEIQLENLQQTLSSFLSSMEEQLVALQDESERAMMLEHELTSLMSEFGEAVVRLDDRLLRSGTSEASVGLDMSKRISGSIDMAVKVIDDLEAKLEAAYAKHESTSNQYEELKQSFSTLFEKNEFAASSMQKIYADLTKLFTESCGSEEIANLEVENVAVSDPFKDGSFENLMEAVRNILSERLELRSVIDKLQSDLSSKSNDMEELAQQSLHSTSLRELVGKVEGVLELESGISSESPSSHVEFLVSQLVQKFIETEELAHLLRKQLEAKENELMEIQESLLHHKSEIGGLRENLTHAEESLVAVQSELQDKSNECEQSEQRLLSTREKLSIAVAKGKGLIVQRDNVKQSLAETSAKLQKCSEELNLKDSRLLEVEAKLKTYTEAGERVEALESELSYIRNSATALRESFLLKDSLLHRIEEILEDLDLPEHFHARDILEKVEWLARSANGNSLRPSDWDQKSSDGGAGFAISEPWREDVQTGTSSEDDLRIKFEELKGKFYGLAEQNEMLEQSLMERNTLVQKWEKLLENIDMPPQLQSMEVENKIEWLATSISEATDERDTLQQKIDNLEVYCQSLSADLEVSQKQVFDVEANLQSCVNERVNLSERLESLNGDHESLTGRASHLEVENEKLQNQVNDLHGKLVEKLGNEEHLQTIEGELLNLRYVINDVIQEDGLQNLALASNSESLDGLLRQLIDYYKNMLKAERDDKVCETRPSNADVRSGESLGSDEATSHGHHPELIVEATSRDITVVETPDVASLTKDLDEALHVQKLTREERDSYMAKQQSLVAENEALDKKIVELQEFLKEEEQKSASAREKLNVAVRKGKALVQLRDSLKQTIEELNAELGRLKSEIINRDEILLENENKVRELESYTVRVEALESECQLLKSHLEETENLLQERSGTLSMTLNVLNSIDIGDEGDRNDPVLKLQRISQLFQNMSTAMSSAEQESRKSRRAAELLLAELDEVQERNDSLQEGLSKCTDKIQQLSKEKDAAEAEKSHFENLSAVNSEEKKKLYGQLLSFGTSVNSLKKILAGTSSCLADIFTMDMEFLHHLKANMESCAKQTGTNLSGWPQLGSGNFVEKEIFSRLSAAWSNNNLHEISSGGNITEICGSLSQNLDQFVDDVSHLEENVSKHLTSWHDQINIVCNSLDTVFKSIGKGTESEIAALGERVALLHKACSSVLMEIENRKAELVGNDNFNMGLHQVDEDSSMESVRSMVNRLSSAVKELVVVNAEAVERNEKEMKVIITNLQRELHEKDIQNDRMCNELVGQVKEAQAGAKIFAEDLQSTSARMRDMQDQLGILVQERDSMKERVKELQARQTSHSELQEKVTSLSDVVTAKDQEIEAFMQALDEEESQMEDLKHRVTELEQEVQQKNLDLQKAEASRGKISKKLSITVDKFDELHHLSENLLVEIEKLQQQVQDRDTEVSFLRQEVTRCTNEALAASQMDIKRDSEDIQTVLSWFDTIALLLGLEDSPSTDAQSHINHYMETLEKRIASILSEVDELRLVGQSKDALLEAERSRVAELRQKEATLEKFLHEKESQPNMSTSPTSEIVEVEPLINKWTKTPVPSQVRSLRKGNNDQVAISIDADQADQSGSLEEDDDKAHGFRSMSTSRIIPRFTRPLTNMIDGLWVSCDRTLMRQPALRLGIMIYWAILHALLAAFVV